In Paralichthys olivaceus isolate ysfri-2021 chromosome 13, ASM2471397v2, whole genome shotgun sequence, the following are encoded in one genomic region:
- the gnb3a gene encoding guanine nucleotide-binding protein G(I)/G(S)/G(T) subunit beta-3a, translating to MGEMEQLRKEADSLKDQITAARKTMQDTTLQEAVAGITVVGRVQLKTRKTLRGHLAKIYAMHWGTDTKLCVSASQDGKLIVWDSITTNKVSAIPLKSSWVMTCAYAPSGNLVACGGLDNMCSIYNLKGKDGNVKVMRELAAHTGYLSCCRFISDSEIITSSGDCTCVLWDIETGTQKTIFAGHQGDCMSLAVSPDFKFFISGACDFTAKLWDIREGACRQTFGGHESDINAIGFFPNGNAVITGSDDATCKLYDLRADQELITYQDSSIMCGVTSLAPSLSGRLILAGYDDFNVNIWDSLKAERVGVLAGHDNRVSCIGVSSDGMACCTGSWDSFLKIWN from the exons ATGGGTGAAATGGAGCAACTGCGAAAGGAGGCAGACAGTCTCAAAGACCAGATCACT GCGGCTCGTAAGACCATGCAGGACACCACGCTGCAGGAGGCGGTGGCTGGGATCACCGTGGTGGGCCGTGTCCAGTTGAAGACCAGGAAAACGCTAAGGGGTCACCTTGCCAAGATCTATGCTATGCACTGGGGCACTGACACCAA GCTATGTGTCAGTGCCTCACAAGATGGAAAACTCATAGTGTGGGACAGCATCACAACCAACAAG GTGAGCGCCATCCCTCTCAAGTCATCGTGGGTGATGACTTGTGCCTATGCACCCTCGGGAAACCTTGTGGCTTGTGGTGGTCTGGACAACATGTGCTCCATCTACAATCTCAAGGGCAAGGACGGAAATGTCAAGGTCATGCGTGAGCTGGCGGCGCACACAG GTTACCTGTCCTGCTGTCGTTTCATTAGTGACAGCGAGATCATCACCAGCTCTGGCGACTGCACTTG CGTATTATGGGACATTGAGACAGGAACCCAAAAGACCATCTTTGCAGGACACCAGGGAGACTGCATGTCCCTGGCTGTGTCCCCAGACTTCAAGTTTTTCATCTCAGGGGCGTGTGACTTCACGGCCAAGCTTTGGGACATCAGGGAGGGCGCATGCAGGCAGACCTTTGGAGGCCATGAGAGTGACATCAACGCGATTGGG TTCTTCCCAAACGGTAACGCAGTAATAACAGGGTCTGATGATGCTACCTGCAAGTTGTACGACCTGCGAGCAGACCAGGAGCTCATCACCTACCAGGACTCCAGCATCATGTGCGGGGTGACCTCCCTGGCACCCTCCCTGTCTGGACGTCTGATACTGGCCGGCTATGACGACTTCAACGTCAACATCTGGGACTCACTGAAAGCTGAGAGAGTCG GAGTGCTGGCCGGTCACGACAACAGAGTGAGCTGTATCGGAGTGTCCTCTGATGGCATGGCGTGTTGCACGGGGTCCTGGGACAGCTTCCTCAAGATATGGAACTGA
- the p3h3 gene encoding prolyl 3-hydroxylase 3 produces MAQLSVPLSVYVAFHLVLRASLHVAAVGPAAGSGNLLSLLQPYDRMYYSGVRAYFGEEWAKAAELLEKSILTKESLLRVRRQCHEECGAAGTQGLFKLDSEEGSLWDLWALDWVQQRAECLKFCVGRSVSPAGQLPVSTDIEYEFGTRNPYNFLQVTYYKLEKLQKAASAAHTYFVANPSHLEMRNNIEKYRRMEGVTEEAFQDREIENERHWVLYDAAVQYEASSDWRQASDKWKACVNETLRQTEECRLQCEVASQRLPEDRGVNSADGVFEKAAALSLSLLSCRQSCVTQVATRPGRISAQEDYLPTQLEHLHIAQFKAGDISGAVQTLRSLLLFYPTDKDSLDNLQLYYETLGGDTESQGSPPAQEIVRYVSRSLQEKKLLYFGMENLDFSFTDPDLWTPEDVVPESLREAWRAEKEKINEKIKEGSQEEEVDDSGFFAGGPVPQIGVTITMDDKILNGTNRVVLDGVMTEKECDRILQLAASAASAGDGYRGRRSPHTPHETFEGLTVLRALKLAQDSLVNQSDARLLHELGERARVLLHSYFRSPSGLYVSFTHLVCRSAIAGDQEGRLDLSHPVHVDNCLLEPETKQCWKEPPAFIHRDLSAILYLNDNFDGGQLFFTNRDAKTVTAQVKPSCGRLLGFSSGPVNPHGVTAVTSGRRCSLALWFTKEKLYRDREREEAEALWEAEGQSVVKKDEEEAKGGSTTATRNARSQAPKERSRGRGRGPGAKDEL; encoded by the exons ATGGCGCAGCTCTCTGTCCCGCTCTCTGTATACGTGGCGTTTCATTTGGTTCTCCGAGCATCCCTCCATGTCGCCGCGGTGGGTCCGGCTGCGGGCAGCGGTAACCTCCTGTCTCTCCTGCAGCCATATGACCGGATGTATTACAGTGGGGTCCGTGCGTACTTTGGAGAGGAGTGGGCGAAGGCGGcggagctgctggagaaatcCATCCTGACCAAGGAGTCGCTGCTCAGGGTGCGCAGACAGTGTCACGAGgagtgtggagcagcagggACTCAGGGTCTGTTTAAACTGG ACTCTGAGGAGGGGAGTCTGTGGGACCTCTGGGCCTTGGATTGGGTGCAGCAGAGGGCTGAGTGTTTGAAGTTCTGTGTTGGACGCTCCGTCAGCCCTGCGGGGCAGCTCCCTGTTTCCACAGACATAGAATATGAATTCGGCACTCGCAACCCTTACAACTTTCTGCAGGTGACATACTACAAG TTGGAAAAGTTGCAGAAGGCGGCTTCAGCAGCTCATACGTACTTTGTTGCCAATCCCAGTCACCTGGAGATGAGGAACAACATTGAGAAGTACAGGCGGATGGAAGGAGTGACCGAGGAGGCCTTCCAGGATAGAGAGATCGAGAACGAGAGGCACTGG GTCCTTTATGATGCTGCAGTGCAGTATGAGGCCTCCTCTGACTGGAGGCAAGCGTCAGATAAATGGAAGGCGTGTGTGAATGAAAccctgaggcagacggaggagTGCAGGTTGCAGTGTGAGGTGGCCTCCCAGCGGCTGCCAGAGGACAGGGGAGTGAACAGTGCGGACGGTGTGTTCGAGAAGGCTGcag ctctgtctctctccctgctctcgTGCCGGCAGTCCTGTGTGACTCAGGTCGCCACACGACCTGGAAGGATTTCTGCTCAAGAGGACTACCTGCCCACACAGCTGGAACATCTGCACATTGCACAGTTTAAAG CTGGTGATATTAGTGGAGCCGTGCAGACTCTGCGCTCTCTTCTCCTGTTTTACCCCACGGACAAGGACTCTTTAGACAACCTGCAGCTCTACTATGAGACACTAGGAGGTGACACAGAGTCACAAGGCTCACCGCCTGCTCAG GAAATTGTCCGATATGTCAGTCGCTCCTTGCAGGAGAAGAAGCTCCTTTATTTCGGTATGGAGAACCTCGACTTCAGTTTTACTGACCCa GATCTTTGGACTCCGGAGGATGTTGTACCTGAATCGCTGAGGGAGGCTTGGAG agctgaaaaagagaaaattaacGAGAAAATAAAGGAGGGCagtcaggaggaggaagtggatgaCAGCGGCTTTTTCGCTG GTGGTCCGGTCCCTCAGATTGGCGTGACCATCACCATGGACGACAAGATTTTGAATGGGACCAATCGTGTAGTGTTAGACGGAGTCATGACTGAGAAGGAGTGCGACAGAATACTGCAGTTAGCAGCG TCTGCGGCATCAGCTGGAGATGGTTACCGAGGACGACGGTCTCCGCACACACCACATGAGACGTTTGAGGGCCTGACAGTGCTCCGGGCTTTAAAG ctggcTCAGGACAGCCTGGTCAACCAATCAGATGCCAGGCTGTTACATGAGCTGGGCGAGCGAGCCAGAGTCCTGCTGCATTCCTACTTCAGGAGCCCCTCAGGACTCTACGTGTCTTTCACACACCTGGTCTGTCGCAGTGCTATCGCAG GTGACCAGGAGGGCAGATTGGACCTGTCCCACCCCGTCCATGTTGACAACTGCCTCCTTGAGCCAGAGACAAAACAGTGCTGGAAAGAGCCTCCAGCATTCATACACAGAGACCTCAG TGCTATTCTCTACCTGAATGACAACTTTGATGGTGGACAGCTGTTTTTCACGAATAGAGATGCCAAGACAGTAACA GCTCAAGTCAAACCAAGCTGTGGTCGACTGCTGGGCTTCTCCTCAGGTCCAGTGAATCCCCACGGTGTTACTGCAGTGACCAGTGGTCGGCGGTGCTCGCTCGCCCTGTGGTTTACAAAGGAGAAGCTCTACAGGGACAGG gagcgagaggaggcagaggcctTGTGGGAGGCAGAAGGGCAAAGTGTGGTGAagaaggacgaggaggaggcgAAGGGCGGCAGCACCACCGCCACCAGGAACGCTCGGAGCCAAGCAccaaaggagaggagcagagggagaggcaggGGACCGGGGGCCAAAGATGAGCTGTGA